One window of Herpetosiphon gulosus genomic DNA carries:
- a CDS encoding ATP-binding protein, which yields MSNPQHMAPSGDEERVIELHLPSRLGYEKVAMDTASAMAKRMGFSHDRVESLRTAVSEAVTNAIEHGNQHDSAMKVVVVFTGSDDGLIVDVADQGRKLLDHTITERTPDIHQVLHSDDKGGWGIWLIKELMDEVQFSVAPSGGNKLRMVIHLDR from the coding sequence ATGTCCAATCCACAACACATGGCCCCTAGTGGCGATGAAGAACGGGTGATTGAACTCCACTTGCCAAGTCGGCTGGGGTACGAGAAAGTCGCCATGGATACCGCCAGTGCGATGGCGAAACGGATGGGCTTCTCTCATGATCGCGTTGAATCGCTCCGCACTGCGGTCAGCGAAGCAGTGACGAATGCAATTGAACATGGCAATCAACACGATTCAGCAATGAAAGTCGTGGTGGTCTTTACTGGCAGCGATGACGGGTTGATTGTTGATGTGGCTGATCAAGGGCGCAAGCTGCTTGATCATACCATCACCGAGCGTACCCCCGACATCCACCAAGTATTGCATAGCGACGATAAAGGTGGTTGGGGAATCTGGTTAATTAAAGAACTGATGGATGAAGTCCAGTTTTCGGTCGCTCCATCAGGTGGCAATAAATTACGGATGGTTATCCACCTAGATCGTTGA
- a CDS encoding YaeQ family protein, whose amino-acid sequence MALSATIYTINVDLANVDRNVYEQLELRVARQPSESAEYMLMRILAYCLEYSDGIAFTQGVAAGDEPAVWIRDLTGQVTGWFEVGAPDAERLHRGSKRAGRAAVYTHRDVAQVLGNFSGKTIFQAEQIPVYAFDRRFIETVANLIERRCDLGISLTEQQLYIEIAGQSLNSQIEEHRISN is encoded by the coding sequence ATGGCGCTTAGTGCAACGATTTATACAATTAATGTTGATCTAGCTAACGTTGATCGCAATGTTTATGAGCAACTAGAACTGCGAGTAGCCCGCCAACCATCTGAATCAGCCGAATATATGTTAATGCGAATTTTGGCCTATTGCTTGGAATATAGCGACGGCATTGCCTTCACCCAAGGCGTGGCGGCTGGCGACGAACCAGCGGTTTGGATTCGCGATTTGACTGGGCAAGTGACTGGCTGGTTTGAAGTTGGTGCGCCTGATGCCGAGCGCTTGCATCGCGGCAGCAAACGTGCTGGACGAGCGGCGGTCTATACCCATCGCGATGTAGCCCAAGTGTTGGGCAATTTCAGCGGCAAAACCATTTTTCAAGCCGAGCAAATTCCAGTTTATGCTTTTGATCGACGTTTTATTGAAACCGTTGCCAACCTAATCGAACGACGCTGCGATTTGGGCATTTCGCTGACCGAGCAACAACTCTATATCGAAATTGCTGGACAAAGCCTGAACAGCCAAATTGAGGAACATCGGATTAGCAACTAG
- the phoU gene encoding phosphate signaling complex protein PhoU has protein sequence MSREHYEQQLRSLNDDLLRMGALVETAIGQSIQALTNHDKAMAQEVIRSDDLIDRAQYALEEKALLLFATQQPLVARDLRLVSAIITIASELERVGDYAEGIAKIAIRQGQTPALKPQAEVPSMTSKAQLMLRTALECYTRIDVDLAKTLSAADDEIDAQTDRVQREILEVMIADASTVEQATRLLYVVHNLERIADRATNIGERVVFMATGHMADLNEQRA, from the coding sequence ATGTCACGGGAACATTACGAACAGCAGCTTCGGTCATTAAATGATGACTTGTTACGCATGGGCGCGTTGGTCGAAACCGCAATTGGCCAATCTATTCAGGCTTTAACCAACCACGATAAGGCAATGGCGCAGGAAGTTATTCGCAGTGATGATTTAATTGATCGGGCACAATATGCTTTAGAGGAAAAAGCGCTTTTGTTGTTTGCCACGCAACAGCCGTTGGTAGCACGTGATTTACGCTTGGTCAGCGCAATTATCACGATTGCCAGCGAGCTTGAGCGGGTTGGCGACTATGCCGAGGGCATCGCCAAAATTGCGATTCGCCAAGGCCAAACTCCCGCGCTCAAGCCGCAGGCCGAAGTTCCATCGATGACCAGCAAAGCTCAGTTAATGCTGCGCACCGCCTTGGAATGCTACACCCGCATCGATGTTGATCTGGCAAAAACCCTGAGTGCAGCCGATGATGAAATCGATGCTCAGACTGATCGGGTGCAGCGCGAAATTCTCGAAGTGATGATTGCTGATGCTAGCACCGTTGAACAAGCCACCCGTCTCCTTTACGTTGTGCATAATCTCGAACGGATCGCCGACCGCGCTACCAATATTGGAGAACGGGTTGTCTTTATGGCAACAGGGCATATGGCCGACCTGAATGAACAACGGGCATAA
- the phoU gene encoding phosphate signaling complex protein PhoU — MGVSHRHIFDEQLTELHDGVFRVGTMVEAALSEALQSIKLYDQAAVRKVVQNDQTINHEVQRLHDQALLIIATQQPLARDLRLVSVVLSLLPELERMGDYAATICKLQERIAATPNFVSVSAMPQPIPRLISELGQRTSEILHAGLEALRQNDRSFADRVTELDDVIDHLYREMFEATVKVSTTSPDMAAATIHLLTLAHNLERLGDRVTNLAEQIEYLITGKVVVLNH, encoded by the coding sequence ATGGGCGTGTCTCACCGTCACATATTTGATGAACAACTCACCGAGTTGCACGATGGGGTTTTTCGGGTTGGAACCATGGTTGAAGCAGCATTAAGCGAGGCACTTCAATCAATCAAACTATACGATCAAGCAGCAGTGCGCAAGGTCGTGCAAAACGATCAAACCATCAATCATGAAGTTCAACGCCTGCATGATCAAGCCCTGTTGATCATCGCCACCCAACAGCCGTTGGCCCGTGATTTACGCTTGGTGAGTGTGGTGCTCAGCCTGCTGCCAGAGCTAGAGCGCATGGGCGATTATGCTGCGACAATCTGCAAACTACAAGAACGGATCGCTGCCACGCCCAATTTTGTCAGCGTTTCAGCCATGCCCCAGCCAATTCCACGCCTAATTAGCGAATTGGGCCAGCGCACTAGCGAAATTTTGCACGCTGGTTTAGAGGCGTTACGCCAAAACGATCGTAGCTTTGCCGACCGCGTAACCGAACTCGATGATGTAATCGATCATTTGTATCGTGAGATGTTTGAGGCCACGGTCAAGGTTTCGACCACAAGCCCCGATATGGCTGCTGCCACGATTCACCTGCTGACATTGGCGCATAATCTCGAACGCTTGGGTGATCGGGTCACCAACTTGGCTGAGCAAATCGAATATCTGATTACTGGAAAAGTTGTGGTGCTTAACCATTAA
- a CDS encoding DUF5679 domain-containing protein gives MGNQPKSKRKLWVSLLLGLAAVVVIVRRKLHPIDSAPILPPPPPPPSDPPRIVLPTDILTTEVATSAPELEAEPVAAEPEAVVVEDEAPLLELEVGGSGTAAPETEQSESEAEAVVEDEVPADDDDDDDELRSYCVSCRAKQPMIDAHEELTENGRRALRGTCEVCGAGMFRFLPNKD, from the coding sequence ATGGGAAACCAACCAAAAAGCAAACGCAAGTTGTGGGTATCGTTATTGTTGGGCTTGGCCGCTGTGGTGGTGATTGTGCGGCGTAAGCTGCATCCGATCGATTCGGCTCCAATTTTGCCCCCGCCACCACCGCCGCCATCTGATCCGCCACGGATTGTGCTGCCAACCGATATTTTAACCACCGAAGTTGCCACCAGCGCTCCCGAGCTGGAAGCCGAGCCAGTCGCCGCCGAACCAGAAGCAGTGGTCGTTGAAGACGAAGCACCATTGTTGGAGCTTGAAGTTGGTGGGAGTGGCACGGCTGCGCCTGAAACCGAACAATCGGAATCGGAAGCAGAAGCTGTGGTTGAAGACGAAGTACCAGCCGACGATGATGATGACGATGATGAACTGCGCAGCTATTGCGTTTCATGTCGTGCCAAACAGCCGATGATCGATGCCCATGAAGAATTGACTGAAAATGGTCGGCGTGCGCTACGTGGAACCTGTGAAGTCTGTGGCGCTGGGATGTTTCGTTTTCTGCCCAATAAAGATTAA
- a CDS encoding MOSC domain-containing protein: MIDLEYVPMETLEAGLDHIRQAPKDQGVLQLIVRRPATEQREVLSEGQLDLVEGLVGDNWKVRGSSRTDDGSSHPDMQLNIMNVRSIGLLAPDQERWQWAGDQLFIDLDLSDANLPAGTRLTIGEAIIEVTDQPHNGCKKFAQRYGQAAIKFVNSAVGKELHLRGINARVVQPGTIRQGDQVRKI; encoded by the coding sequence ATGATCGATCTTGAGTATGTTCCCATGGAGACCCTTGAGGCAGGGTTGGATCACATTCGTCAAGCACCCAAGGATCAAGGGGTCTTGCAGCTAATCGTGCGTCGTCCAGCCACCGAGCAGCGCGAAGTGCTAAGCGAAGGTCAGCTTGATTTGGTCGAGGGATTGGTCGGCGATAATTGGAAAGTTCGCGGCAGTTCGCGCACTGACGACGGTAGTTCGCACCCCGATATGCAGCTAAACATTATGAATGTGCGCTCGATTGGCTTGCTTGCACCTGATCAAGAGCGTTGGCAATGGGCTGGCGATCAATTGTTCATTGATCTTGATTTGAGCGATGCAAACTTGCCAGCAGGCACACGCCTGACCATCGGCGAGGCGATTATCGAAGTAACCGATCAGCCGCATAATGGCTGCAAAAAATTTGCCCAGCGCTACGGCCAAGCTGCGATTAAGTTCGTCAATTCAGCCGTCGGCAAAGAATTGCATTTGCGTGGAATCAACGCGCGGGTAGTTCAGCCAGGTACGATCCGCCAAGGGGATCAAGTACGTAAGATCTAA
- a CDS encoding glycosyl hydrolase, with the protein MSQVQRVPLLLIGMLVLLIGVIPSTPTSGATTAYAAADPAITSYAQNVINRMAQYQGQYIISGQQEVHWDSSRKDEMSNAIYNHTNPRQYPGLRGWDFPFGGAYANDAQWMIDAMISDWNNAKVLPTISQHWTPYGSQGTNHDDMFVQVNINNLFINGTTERNRYLTWRSNIADDLQKLENASVPVLWRPYHEAGGGWFWWDKTGSSNYKRLWNDLWDYLTNSRGLHNLIWVWSAGTKGVGTDWYPSGKVDILGHDIYNNSSADYSSWYNDLARFDSSKLRALTEVDYMLDPAALNNAPFAFFMTWHTDMFYRNSDSKIQSVYQHSKTVNRSRISQYLNGSLSSSGTNPTATPISGSGSTLYNFEGSTQGWSAANVNAGPWSVSEWAANGSSSLKADVSLGNRSYDLKLTQAHNFSGKSQLQVRVRHAAWGNVGSGISAKLYIKVGSNWAWYDGGAVTINSWGTTTLTLNLSGIANLGSVNEIGVRFSSPSNSSGTSAIYLDYVTLQ; encoded by the coding sequence ATGTCCCAAGTTCAACGGGTTCCGTTGTTGTTGATTGGAATGTTAGTTTTGCTGATCGGCGTAATTCCTTCGACCCCAACTAGTGGGGCAACGACAGCCTACGCCGCTGCCGACCCAGCAATTACCAGCTACGCCCAAAATGTAATTAATCGCATGGCCCAATACCAAGGCCAATACATTATCAGCGGCCAGCAAGAAGTGCATTGGGATTCCTCGCGCAAAGACGAAATGTCCAACGCCATCTACAATCACACCAATCCACGCCAATATCCAGGTTTGCGAGGCTGGGATTTCCCATTCGGCGGAGCTTACGCCAACGATGCCCAATGGATGATCGATGCCATGATTAGCGATTGGAATAATGCCAAAGTGCTGCCAACAATCAGCCAACATTGGACACCCTACGGCAGCCAAGGTACAAATCACGATGATATGTTTGTGCAAGTCAATATCAATAATCTGTTTATTAATGGTACGACTGAGCGCAACCGCTATCTAACGTGGCGTAGCAACATCGCCGACGATTTACAAAAACTGGAAAATGCCAGCGTACCAGTCTTGTGGAGACCATATCATGAGGCGGGCGGTGGCTGGTTCTGGTGGGATAAAACTGGCTCAAGCAATTACAAACGTTTGTGGAATGACCTCTGGGATTATCTGACCAACAGCCGTGGCTTGCACAATTTGATCTGGGTTTGGTCGGCAGGAACCAAGGGGGTCGGTACTGATTGGTATCCAAGCGGCAAGGTCGATATTCTTGGCCACGACATTTATAACAATAGCTCCGCCGACTATAGCAGTTGGTACAACGATTTAGCCCGTTTCGACAGCAGCAAATTACGGGCACTAACCGAAGTCGATTATATGCTCGATCCAGCGGCATTGAACAATGCGCCGTTTGCCTTTTTTATGACTTGGCATACTGATATGTTTTATCGTAATAGCGATAGCAAAATCCAAAGCGTTTATCAACATAGCAAAACCGTCAATCGCAGCCGTATAAGCCAATATCTGAATGGGAGCTTGAGTAGTAGTGGAACTAACCCAACCGCTACGCCAATCAGTGGCAGTGGCTCAACACTCTATAATTTTGAGGGCAGCACCCAAGGCTGGAGCGCCGCTAATGTCAATGCCGGGCCATGGTCGGTTAGTGAATGGGCGGCTAATGGTAGCTCTAGCCTCAAAGCCGATGTGAGTTTGGGCAATCGTAGTTATGACTTGAAATTAACTCAAGCCCACAATTTTAGCGGCAAAAGCCAATTACAAGTGCGCGTGCGCCATGCCGCTTGGGGCAATGTTGGTAGCGGAATTAGCGCCAAACTCTATATCAAGGTTGGTTCAAATTGGGCATGGTACGATGGCGGGGCAGTCACAATTAATAGTTGGGGCACAACCACATTAACCCTCAACCTGAGTGGTATCGCCAATCTTGGCAGTGTTAACGAAATTGGGGTGCGTTTTAGCTCGCCTAGCAATAGCAGCGGCACAAGTGCAATCTATCTCGATTATGTCACCTTACAATAA
- a CDS encoding ATP-binding protein yields the protein MAQTQATIELIFPSQLGYEKIAREAIGTLARNMGFDPERVEDLRTALSEACINAIEHGNQRQVQRRIHITCTISRNRLVLVISDEGLRFHPSQEIEAATIEQKLAGLASARGMGLMLIEQLVDECGFLPSRPGQGNRFRLAMYNPPRRHGSASA from the coding sequence ATGGCGCAAACCCAAGCCACCATCGAACTGATATTTCCCAGCCAGCTTGGCTATGAAAAAATCGCCCGTGAAGCAATTGGTACGCTCGCACGGAATATGGGGTTTGACCCAGAGCGCGTTGAGGATTTACGCACGGCACTAAGCGAGGCCTGTATCAACGCCATCGAGCATGGCAATCAGCGCCAAGTCCAACGCCGAATTCATATCACCTGCACGATTTCTCGCAATCGGCTGGTGCTGGTTATTAGCGATGAAGGTCTTCGTTTTCACCCCTCCCAAGAGATCGAAGCAGCAACCATCGAGCAAAAACTTGCTGGGCTGGCATCGGCGCGAGGGATGGGCTTAATGCTCATTGAACAGCTTGTTGATGAGTGCGGCTTTCTACCGTCGCGTCCCGGACAAGGTAATCGTTTTCGATTAGCAATGTATAATCCACCACGACGGCATGGATCAGCCTCAGCCTAG
- a CDS encoding tetratricopeptide repeat protein produces MSDQSNSLKALKNALSCLQDGRALEEHLQLIAEAIHRKQISIQQQAGNNAVLIAGNAHGSLINTGSMTIGLEAADKILDFIRKKYPLSRLLANELSTLASFREFSELEQACKSLAIGEPYKNNDGQQFRLIIKKPYIGEVSLKGTAFLGDKKDIFDIWPITPIALTTIDPFIFASIPIDTLPNKPSEMEWPTPSVLKVGNNPMEWFVGRTDILAQIQAYLTKNQADSLLVIHGIAGIGKTSLALDALYRFGPYFAGGVFWIDGAGGNATIDADISRCAKEMGVLDIAKEEEILNLVIQQWSNGNHQLIIFNDFNNLDQISLIINHESILRKGKSKIIVTSNSKEWNSKNLITVSQLTAEEGVNLLTSLVKKLSPEKALQISTALGHYPMALYIVGKYLAQFSQNIDQYIADIQNQDIQANVLKKISNFIELLPWQNNVSIFKTFERVYQQLIDSTSTKHRKILLQIINRLQYCSPATSIDPQLLACDIGYEETVIILQSLINSGILEGISGESVIVHQVVLQFLRTRKVKPQAHIQATAAVEKKLLEFAAIADVDENSIHFAHIAAHLRIAAERAFQRDDERAGEICFYWNRYNQLTGHYPEALTYIKRAVEIGSKIDKIDPLKLTRWLNGLGLAYYNYKNYDMAKDFYLQAYARVKELERNQQTSDLYGLIANNLGVFYVDHNNKKWKDINRAQAYFIEALAIWKEASANNQRHIGKIYNNLGTISFHRKKYDEAIQYYQLARQTFEECYKANTHHRLGIVHYQLGDVYYNIGEAFIFTGKNEEALAWFQKCIAIFMVVYGKNSVVVQEVVDAINELLTDAYGKDNNVIKKIIDAINELLRDPDLGNPN; encoded by the coding sequence ATGAGCGACCAGAGCAATTCACTGAAAGCGCTTAAAAATGCGCTTTCATGCTTACAGGATGGCCGAGCATTGGAAGAGCATCTTCAATTGATTGCAGAGGCAATTCATCGGAAGCAGATAAGTATTCAACAACAAGCAGGAAATAATGCAGTGTTAATTGCCGGTAATGCCCATGGCTCACTGATAAATACTGGTTCAATGACGATTGGGCTTGAAGCTGCAGATAAAATTCTTGATTTTATTCGCAAAAAATATCCCCTTTCCCGCTTATTGGCTAATGAATTAAGCACGCTTGCGTCTTTCAGGGAATTCTCTGAACTGGAACAGGCCTGCAAAAGTTTAGCCATAGGAGAACCCTACAAAAATAACGATGGGCAGCAGTTTCGCCTGATTATAAAGAAGCCCTATATTGGTGAGGTGTCGTTGAAAGGCACGGCATTTTTAGGCGATAAAAAAGATATCTTCGATATCTGGCCAATAACACCCATTGCACTAACAACTATCGATCCATTTATTTTTGCTTCAATTCCTATTGATACCCTACCTAACAAGCCATCAGAAATGGAGTGGCCGACTCCAAGTGTCTTGAAAGTAGGTAACAATCCTATGGAATGGTTTGTCGGCAGAACAGATATTTTGGCGCAGATTCAAGCATATCTCACCAAGAATCAAGCTGATTCACTACTAGTTATCCATGGAATTGCAGGGATTGGTAAAACGAGTCTTGCTCTCGATGCACTCTATCGTTTTGGGCCATATTTTGCTGGTGGTGTTTTTTGGATCGACGGGGCTGGTGGGAATGCAACAATTGATGCTGATATTTCGCGCTGTGCTAAAGAAATGGGAGTATTAGATATCGCTAAAGAAGAAGAAATCCTTAACCTAGTAATTCAACAATGGTCTAATGGAAATCATCAATTGATTATTTTTAACGACTTCAATAACCTCGATCAAATCTCGTTAATTATCAACCATGAATCTATATTAAGAAAGGGGAAATCAAAAATAATTGTTACATCCAATTCTAAAGAATGGAATTCAAAAAATTTAATCACTGTTTCGCAATTAACCGCTGAAGAAGGAGTTAACCTCTTAACAAGTCTGGTAAAAAAACTATCACCTGAAAAAGCCCTCCAGATTAGTACAGCATTAGGACATTATCCAATGGCACTGTATATAGTTGGCAAATATCTAGCACAGTTTAGCCAGAACATTGATCAGTATATTGCCGATATACAAAACCAAGACATTCAAGCCAACGTTCTTAAAAAGATTAGCAATTTTATTGAGTTACTCCCGTGGCAAAATAACGTTTCAATTTTCAAGACTTTTGAAAGAGTTTATCAACAGCTTATTGATTCAACCTCGACTAAACATCGCAAAATTCTGCTGCAGATAATTAACCGATTACAATATTGTAGTCCCGCAACATCCATCGATCCTCAGCTGCTTGCTTGCGATATAGGCTATGAAGAAACCGTTATCATCCTCCAATCACTAATCAACAGCGGCATTCTTGAAGGCATCAGCGGTGAGTCAGTCATAGTGCATCAAGTAGTCCTCCAATTCTTAAGAACGCGAAAAGTCAAGCCTCAGGCACATATCCAAGCCACAGCAGCAGTGGAAAAAAAGTTGCTGGAATTTGCAGCAATCGCTGATGTCGATGAAAATTCAATTCATTTTGCCCATATCGCTGCTCACTTACGAATCGCCGCTGAGCGGGCCTTCCAACGTGATGATGAACGGGCTGGTGAAATTTGCTTTTACTGGAACCGCTATAACCAACTAACAGGTCATTATCCAGAGGCACTCACTTATATTAAGCGAGCGGTGGAGATCGGCAGTAAGATCGATAAAATTGACCCGTTGAAGTTGACCCGTTGGCTCAACGGCCTTGGACTAGCTTACTATAATTATAAAAACTATGATATGGCCAAAGATTTCTACCTACAAGCTTATGCACGGGTTAAAGAACTTGAACGCAACCAGCAAACTAGCGATTTATATGGATTAATTGCTAATAATCTCGGAGTGTTCTATGTTGACCATAATAATAAGAAATGGAAAGATATTAATCGAGCTCAAGCATATTTTATCGAAGCTTTAGCTATATGGAAGGAGGCTTCTGCCAACAATCAGCGTCATATTGGCAAAATCTATAACAATTTAGGAACTATTAGCTTTCATAGAAAGAAGTACGATGAGGCCATCCAATATTATCAACTAGCCCGTCAAACTTTTGAAGAATGCTATAAAGCTAATACACATCATCGATTAGGTATCGTACATTACCAACTAGGGGATGTTTATTATAACATTGGAGAAGCTTTCATATTTACAGGCAAGAATGAGGAAGCTTTAGCTTGGTTTCAAAAATGTATCGCTATCTTTATGGTTGTCTATGGCAAAAATAGTGTTGTAGTTCAGGAAGTGGTTGATGCCATCAATGAACTACTTACGGATGCTTATGGTAAAGATAATAATGTGATTAAAAAAATAATTGATGCCATCAATGAACTACTTAGAGATCCTGATTTAGGTAACCCTAATTAA
- a CDS encoding STAS domain-containing protein, which translates to MIDDELKVTTRQRDGIWIIDLEGDVTTFAEEAITGAYEGVTKEGAKYIIINSRQSDYINSAGIAILIGVVTEVNRQAQKLAISGLSPHFQKIFRMVGLAQYADIFATEEEAIAAMQRHQQAAVESAQ; encoded by the coding sequence ATGATTGACGATGAATTAAAAGTTACGACCCGTCAGCGCGACGGGATTTGGATTATTGACCTCGAAGGTGATGTAACCACATTTGCCGAAGAGGCCATTACGGGGGCATACGAAGGCGTTACCAAAGAGGGCGCTAAGTATATTATTATCAACTCGCGCCAAAGCGATTATATCAACAGCGCGGGGATTGCTATTTTGATTGGGGTTGTAACTGAGGTCAATCGTCAAGCTCAAAAGCTGGCAATTAGCGGCCTTAGCCCGCACTTCCAAAAGATTTTCCGCATGGTCGGCCTCGCCCAATATGCCGATATCTTCGCGACCGAAGAGGAAGCTATCGCTGCCATGCAACGCCATCAACAAGCTGCCGTCGAGTCAGCTCAGTAA
- a CDS encoding SUMF1/EgtB/PvdO family nonheme iron enzyme, with translation MKQIRDLLPKFCSIPRGIVLMGTPNEQLSDLARQFGGTRESYAEEAPQHSVEIAAFAMAQVPVTNALYAEWIKHSGQRAPIVWHGSQPPAELANYPVVDVTWDEAVACCDWLSSEVNLALRLPSEAEWERAARGDDTRIYPWGDQADPTMMNIKESMRGGLAPVGSYPQAASPFGVYDLAGNIWEWTSSLQKSYPYRPDDGREARQPAPEADRRRIMRGGCWGNPSHFARNTCRFRLHPERSTHLLGFRLAYSLLDTD, from the coding sequence CAAATTCGTGATCTCTTGCCCAAGTTCTGCTCAATTCCGCGTGGTATTGTGCTGATGGGTACACCTAACGAGCAATTAAGCGATTTAGCGCGACAGTTTGGCGGTACACGCGAGTCGTATGCGGAAGAAGCACCCCAACATTCAGTGGAAATCGCCGCCTTTGCCATGGCCCAAGTTCCTGTAACTAACGCGCTGTATGCCGAGTGGATCAAACATTCTGGTCAGCGTGCGCCAATTGTTTGGCATGGTTCGCAACCACCTGCCGAATTAGCCAACTATCCGGTGGTTGATGTAACCTGGGATGAAGCGGTAGCATGTTGTGATTGGCTCAGTAGCGAAGTTAATTTGGCTTTGCGCTTGCCTAGCGAGGCCGAGTGGGAACGTGCAGCGCGTGGCGACGATACAAGAATCTATCCTTGGGGCGATCAGGCCGATCCAACAATGATGAATATCAAAGAAAGCATGCGCGGTGGTTTAGCTCCGGTTGGCAGTTATCCTCAAGCGGCTAGTCCATTTGGGGTTTACGATCTAGCAGGCAATATTTGGGAATGGACAAGTTCGCTACAAAAATCGTATCCCTATCGCCCTGATGATGGCCGCGAAGCTCGCCAACCAGCCCCTGAGGCTGATCGACGGCGAATTATGCGCGGTGGTTGTTGGGGTAATCCTAGCCATTTTGCTCGCAATACCTGCCGTTTTCGCTTGCATCCCGAGCGCTCAACCCATTTATTGGGCTTTCGGCTGGCCTATAGCTTGCTAGATACCGATTAA
- a CDS encoding type II toxin-antitoxin system HicB family antitoxin, with protein MRYAIVIEQGPNNCSSYILDVLGCVATGETPEEVKQLLQEAIVMHLEGEPIPPSTTLVDYIEFEPEINH; from the coding sequence ATGCGCTATGCAATTGTAATCGAGCAAGGCCCAAACAATTGTTCAAGCTATATTCTTGATGTTTTAGGCTGTGTTGCCACAGGCGAAACGCCTGAAGAAGTTAAGCAGCTTTTGCAAGAAGCAATCGTTATGCATTTGGAAGGCGAGCCAATTCCGCCTTCGACAACATTAGTTGATTATATTGAATTTGAGCCTGAAATTAATCACTAA
- a CDS encoding deoxyribonuclease IV has protein sequence MPNLGAHVSTVGGLQTAFERAQATTCHVIQIFTKSQRQWNAKPLTAADCANFQAAHREAGMPPLIAHDSYLINLGSPDDGLWEKSIAAFRVELERCQQLGVGSLVTHPGAHVGSGEAAGLDRVGAALRRLLAEDIGGETQILLEITAGQGTALGHSFEHLARLIELCDGHPRLGICFDTCHGLAAGYDFRTAEGYQTTFDHFDRLIGIDRLRAFHLNDSKNDLGSRVDRHTHIGEGFVGLAGFELIMNDPRFQTIPMALETPKEPDESADIRNLATLRGLRRASVSASPQSEV, from the coding sequence ATGCCCAATTTAGGAGCGCATGTTTCAACTGTTGGTGGATTGCAGACCGCCTTTGAGCGAGCGCAAGCCACGACCTGTCATGTGATTCAAATTTTTACCAAAAGCCAACGCCAATGGAATGCTAAACCGCTGACTGCTGCCGATTGTGCCAATTTTCAAGCGGCCCATCGTGAGGCTGGCATGCCACCCTTGATTGCCCACGATTCCTATTTGATCAACTTGGGCAGCCCCGACGATGGCTTATGGGAAAAATCAATTGCAGCCTTTCGAGTTGAGCTAGAGCGTTGTCAGCAATTGGGGGTTGGCTCGTTGGTGACCCATCCTGGGGCGCATGTTGGCTCAGGCGAGGCTGCTGGCCTTGATCGAGTTGGGGCGGCCTTGCGGCGTTTGCTGGCCGAAGATATTGGCGGCGAAACCCAGATTTTGCTGGAAATTACGGCTGGACAAGGCACGGCCTTAGGTCATAGTTTTGAGCATTTGGCCCGCTTGATCGAGCTGTGCGATGGTCATCCACGGCTTGGAATTTGCTTTGATACCTGCCATGGTTTAGCCGCTGGCTATGATTTTCGTACTGCTGAAGGCTACCAAACCACCTTCGATCATTTTGATCGCTTAATTGGGATCGATCGGCTGCGTGCGTTTCATCTCAACGATTCGAAAAACGATCTTGGCAGTCGCGTTGATCGTCATACCCATATCGGAGAGGGATTTGTGGGCTTGGCAGGGTTTGAACTGATTATGAACGATCCTCGCTTTCAAACGATTCCGATGGCCTTAGAAACTCCCAAAGAACCCGATGAAAGCGCAGATATTCGCAATTTGGCAACGCTGCGCGGTTTGCGCCGTGCAAGTGTTAGTGCATCACCACAAAGCGAGGTATAA